Proteins co-encoded in one Rhodothermia bacterium genomic window:
- the cmoA gene encoding carboxy-S-adenosyl-L-methionine synthase CmoA produces the protein MKQDDLYRRPLDPVAEFVFDDQVVEVFPDMIQRSVPGYAHVIAMSGVLAGYYAKSYTQLYDLGASLGATCHAIRTHVKAKGCTLIGVDNAPAMVDACQKLFTNEDQTVLVQFVCADIREVEIKRASVVTMNFTLQFVPIEDRLALLRKIYTGMVEGGILLISEKTLFTDVEKQNRFTTLHHYFKRVNGYSDLEIAQKRAAIEHVLIPESIETHRDRLREAGFKSCEVWFQSLNFFSIMALK, from the coding sequence ATGAAGCAGGATGATCTTTATCGCCGTCCCTTGGATCCGGTAGCCGAATTTGTATTTGATGATCAAGTGGTGGAAGTTTTTCCCGACATGATCCAGCGGTCTGTGCCCGGTTATGCCCATGTAATTGCGATGAGTGGCGTTTTGGCGGGTTATTATGCTAAATCGTACACACAACTTTATGACTTGGGTGCTTCTTTAGGGGCTACCTGTCATGCCATTCGCACCCACGTTAAAGCGAAAGGTTGCACTTTAATTGGTGTTGATAATGCACCTGCAATGGTGGATGCCTGCCAGAAATTGTTTACAAATGAGGACCAAACCGTTTTGGTGCAATTCGTATGTGCGGACATTCGAGAGGTTGAGATAAAACGGGCTTCGGTCGTCACCATGAATTTCACACTTCAGTTTGTACCCATAGAAGACCGTTTGGCACTACTTCGCAAAATTTATACGGGTATGGTTGAGGGTGGTATCTTGCTCATCTCTGAAAAAACACTGTTTACCGATGTGGAGAAACAAAACCGCTTCACCACACTGCACCATTATTTTAAACGGGTAAATGGTTACTCAGATTTGGAAATTGCACAAAAACGGGCAGCTATCGAACATGTTTTGATCCCAGAATCCATCGAAACACACCGCGATCGCTTGAGAGAAGCGGGCTTTAAAAGCTGCGAGGTTTGGTTCCAAAGCCTTAATTTCTTCTCAATTATGGCCTTGAAATGA
- the murA gene encoding UDP-N-acetylglucosamine 1-carboxyvinyltransferase: protein MEKLIIEGGHQLRGEIPVSGSKNTALTLMSAALLADGPLELTNIPALRDIYTFSKVIGFTGTQINYDAESHTLHIDPSTLNRFEAPYELVKKMRASFYMLGALLGKGGTARVSLPGGCAWGPRPVDLHLKGLEALGAEIKFEHGYVVASAPGGRLRGGVFRFEPSSVGATVNLLLGAVTARGYSRLENAACEPDVVVFCEMLKAMGAQIEGIGSHTLEIEGVSALHAADFRNCPDRIELGTFMMTAAMAGSAGETLRIVDAEPLHLGDAFLSAFAKTGTSFSWGKNFIEVVTPEVIQSVNVDTGIYPGFPTDLQAQWTVMMTQAQGNSKLRDTVYTDRFKHIPELMRMGANAIVVGNEVVIQGNTTLQGTHVMSTDLRASVSLVMGGLVAEGETHVHRIYHLDRGYEDIEGKLSALGAVIRREAYDEWAEPDEGA, encoded by the coding sequence ATGGAAAAGTTAATTATAGAAGGAGGCCACCAATTACGTGGCGAAATTCCGGTTTCTGGCAGTAAAAATACCGCATTAACCCTGATGTCTGCTGCCTTATTGGCCGATGGCCCGCTAGAATTAACCAATATTCCGGCGCTGCGAGACATTTACACGTTTTCCAAAGTCATCGGTTTTACGGGTACACAGATAAATTATGATGCAGAAAGCCACACGTTGCACATTGATCCCTCTACGCTCAATCGTTTTGAAGCACCGTATGAATTGGTCAAAAAAATGCGGGCTTCCTTTTATATGCTGGGCGCACTTTTGGGAAAAGGAGGGACGGCAAGGGTCTCTTTACCCGGTGGTTGTGCATGGGGACCACGTCCGGTGGACTTACATCTCAAGGGGTTGGAAGCCTTGGGAGCCGAGATCAAGTTTGAGCATGGTTATGTAGTGGCCTCAGCTCCCGGTGGCCGCTTGCGGGGCGGCGTTTTTCGGTTTGAGCCATCCAGTGTGGGCGCTACCGTGAATTTGCTCTTGGGGGCAGTTACGGCAAGAGGGTATTCACGACTTGAAAACGCAGCTTGCGAGCCAGATGTCGTTGTTTTTTGTGAAATGCTAAAGGCAATGGGGGCGCAAATTGAAGGCATTGGCAGTCATACCCTCGAAATCGAAGGGGTTTCGGCACTTCATGCAGCAGATTTTCGGAATTGCCCAGACCGTATTGAACTTGGGACGTTCATGATGACGGCGGCAATGGCTGGCTCAGCGGGTGAAACCCTTCGAATCGTAGATGCAGAACCACTCCATTTGGGCGATGCCTTTCTAAGTGCCTTTGCCAAAACGGGAACGTCTTTTAGTTGGGGCAAAAATTTTATAGAGGTTGTAACGCCAGAAGTTATTCAGTCCGTGAATGTTGACACCGGAATTTATCCGGGGTTCCCAACCGATTTGCAAGCGCAGTGGACGGTGATGATGACGCAAGCTCAGGGCAACTCCAAGTTACGCGATACGGTATATACCGATCGTTTTAAACATATTCCTGAATTGATGCGGATGGGTGCAAATGCCATTGTCGTGGGTAACGAGGTGGTCATTCAGGGAAATACCACCCTCCAAGGCACACATGTAATGAGTACCGATCTTCGCGCCAGTGTTTCCTTGGTCATGGGCGGCTTGGTGGCCGAGGGTGAAACACATGTTCATAGGATTTACCACCTCGATCGCGGCTACGAAGATATTGAAGGAAAACTTTCGGCCTTGGGCGCTGTTATTCGTCGAGAAGCATATGATGAATGGGCCGAGCCAGATGAAGGAGCATAA
- a CDS encoding RNA polymerase sigma factor, producing MSELNENELMLAIREGELHHLSTLFELYQIPLFNFFLRLTNDRVMSEDFVQDVFIRVLKYRHTYRGEGTFKGWIFNLARNICMDHFRKTKREINGIEEQTLAQIPDENWEGHLESDQAAHYVQLALSRLTPDYREVLILSRYHDMKYEEIATMLNCSVAAVKVRVHRAMKALRTHYFTLTREQGT from the coding sequence GTGAGCGAATTAAACGAGAACGAACTGATGCTGGCCATAAGGGAGGGCGAACTGCACCACCTAAGTACTTTGTTCGAGCTTTATCAAATTCCGTTGTTCAATTTTTTCCTTCGCCTGACGAATGATCGGGTGATGAGCGAGGATTTTGTCCAAGATGTCTTTATACGTGTCCTAAAATACCGCCATACCTACCGAGGAGAGGGCACGTTTAAGGGCTGGATTTTCAATTTAGCAAGAAACATTTGTATGGATCATTTTCGGAAAACAAAGCGTGAAATCAATGGTATAGAAGAGCAAACTTTGGCCCAAATCCCAGACGAAAACTGGGAAGGCCATTTGGAAAGTGACCAAGCGGCTCATTATGTCCAACTTGCGCTCTCACGCCTTACCCCGGATTACCGCGAGGTTCTGATCCTAAGCCGATATCATGATATGAAATATGAGGAGATTGCCACGATGCTTAACTGCTCGGTGGCAGCGGTCAAGGTGCGGGTACACCGTGCCATGAAAGCCCTCCGAACCCACTACTTCACCCTTACCCGTGAACAGGGAACTTAA
- a CDS encoding DUF4097 family beta strand repeat protein has translation MQKIGKRSAQMLSLGAALLLFAFNAFGQSFKREITFSNPNKAGTVRMELWYGDVTITGTQDKKVIVVYKVEEKPLASAGDGVSQTARSTDLEFSEAANVLRIVRPFQRRDFNDPMSVNVRMPSNTKLVLTSLGGPITIRKIQGEVEVTNKNGKVLLFDMANSALVNTQNGDIIATFNRVLASKSISLVSMNGDVELTMPSTLQATVNLQTYKGEINSDFKINRNNHPTGWGQRVIKGTIGTGATPVKLSSINGDIWLRRK, from the coding sequence ATGCAAAAGATTGGGAAAAGAAGTGCGCAGATGCTGTCTTTGGGCGCAGCGCTTTTGTTGTTCGCGTTTAATGCCTTTGGCCAAAGTTTTAAGCGTGAAATCACCTTCAGTAATCCCAATAAAGCCGGAACGGTTCGCATGGAACTCTGGTATGGGGATGTGACAATTACCGGAACCCAAGACAAAAAGGTCATCGTGGTCTATAAAGTGGAAGAAAAACCTCTTGCCTCTGCCGGTGATGGGGTTTCTCAGACGGCAAGAAGCACCGATCTTGAGTTTTCGGAAGCCGCCAATGTTCTGCGAATCGTGCGCCCATTTCAACGGCGAGACTTTAACGACCCGATGTCGGTTAATGTGCGGATGCCGTCAAATACCAAATTGGTGCTTACGTCACTCGGTGGGCCAATCACCATTCGCAAGATCCAAGGCGAGGTGGAAGTCACCAATAAAAATGGTAAGGTTTTACTTTTTGATATGGCAAACTCGGCCTTGGTAAACACACAAAATGGCGACATTATTGCAACCTTTAACCGCGTTCTGGCCAGTAAAAGCATCAGTTTGGTTTCGATGAATGGAGATGTGGAGCTAACCATGCCCTCCACGCTTCAGGCTACGGTAAACCTTCAAACCTACAAAGGGGAGATCAATTCCGATTTCAAAATTAACCGCAATAACCACCCTACCGGATGGGGGCAACGGGTCATTAAAGGAACCATTGGAACGGGCGCCACGCCCGTAAAACTTTCGTCCATCAATGGTGACATCTGGCTACGTCGGAAATAA
- the secG gene encoding preprotein translocase subunit SecG produces the protein MYTLLIVFIALTALFIIAVVLLQSGKGDGLAGVAAAGYTTQLLGSRQAPDVLEKATWVGAGVFILCCILAPLAVNKTDTQRVLQAPTTTTAPASRPTTPPASTPTPPPASTPKPAGN, from the coding sequence ATGTACACCTTATTGATTGTTTTTATTGCACTTACAGCCTTGTTCATTATTGCGGTTGTTCTTTTGCAAAGTGGTAAGGGAGATGGCCTTGCCGGTGTAGCAGCCGCTGGTTATACAACCCAGTTGCTTGGCTCGCGTCAAGCACCCGATGTTTTGGAGAAAGCCACTTGGGTAGGTGCTGGCGTTTTTATCTTGTGTTGTATTCTTGCGCCCCTCGCCGTTAACAAAACCGATACGCAACGGGTGCTTCAAGCGCCAACGACCACAACGGCTCCGGCTTCGCGCCCGACAACGCCTCCAGCATCAACCCCGACTCCCCCTCCGGCCTCCACACCAAAACCGGCCGGGAATTAA
- a CDS encoding M20/M25/M40 family metallo-hydrolase, which produces MKKALVLWIGLWFAACSSGPKVSVETETTVYNVDFLKGIDSVTVRKHLRTLSHDMMEGRGTGTDGEKRAVNYISEQFKAAGLTPGGKDGSWFQEVPLLGSTPSVVKPLTFSGANGTFSGDFGTGFTASTDLAAESVKTNAELVFVGYGIVAPGSNWDDYKGLDVRGKIVVSFVNDPPPTDNEPTRFKGDTLTYFGRWTYKQEEARRKGAKGILLIHTTPTASYPFAVVGNGAAREQIQFATPPANPLELKSWISQEMAEKLAVASGSTLEEWFVEAADRNFKPRVLPVTVSAEMKYALRYFSGSNVIGVLPGTEKPDEAILFTSHHDHLGVGKPDKHGDMIYNGAVDNASGVAMMITMATALKNAAIAPKRSILFLSVTAEESGLLGSAYYASHPTFPMNKIVANLNVDSGNVHGRTKDLSGIGAETSDMLHLLRKAAFAEGMTVSPDPNPNAGLFFRSDQLSFARMGVPAFFLNSGKQFIGKPAGYAQEMEAAYTALRYHQPADEFDPTWPMGGLVQQMRVCLRLGYTLAMNGSWPKWKRGAEFEAARK; this is translated from the coding sequence ATGAAAAAAGCACTCGTCTTATGGATCGGTTTATGGTTTGCTGCATGTTCTTCTGGCCCGAAGGTATCCGTAGAAACCGAGACAACTGTCTATAATGTAGATTTCTTAAAGGGCATTGATTCTGTAACGGTGCGTAAACACCTAAGAACGCTTAGCCACGATATGATGGAAGGGCGCGGAACGGGAACAGACGGCGAGAAGCGGGCAGTAAATTACATCTCGGAACAATTTAAGGCGGCTGGCTTGACGCCGGGCGGAAAAGATGGCTCGTGGTTTCAAGAAGTCCCGCTGCTCGGATCTACACCCTCGGTTGTAAAACCCCTAACGTTTTCGGGAGCAAATGGAACCTTCTCCGGTGACTTCGGAACTGGCTTTACAGCTTCGACAGACCTTGCGGCGGAGTCGGTAAAAACTAATGCCGAACTTGTTTTTGTGGGTTATGGTATTGTTGCTCCGGGCAGCAATTGGGATGATTACAAAGGGTTAGATGTTCGTGGTAAAATTGTTGTTTCATTCGTCAACGATCCACCACCCACCGATAACGAACCCACTCGGTTTAAAGGTGACACGCTCACCTATTTTGGTCGCTGGACGTATAAGCAAGAGGAAGCGCGGAGAAAAGGCGCAAAAGGTATTTTATTGATTCATACCACACCAACTGCAAGTTATCCTTTTGCGGTAGTTGGTAATGGCGCTGCCAGAGAACAAATTCAATTTGCCACACCTCCGGCCAATCCGCTCGAACTAAAATCTTGGATTTCGCAGGAAATGGCGGAGAAGTTGGCTGTAGCCAGTGGTTCTACATTGGAGGAATGGTTTGTTGAAGCGGCGGATCGGAACTTTAAACCACGTGTCTTACCCGTGACGGTCTCGGCGGAGATGAAATATGCTTTACGCTATTTTTCCGGAAGCAATGTTATTGGTGTCCTTCCGGGAACCGAGAAACCAGACGAGGCCATTCTTTTTACGTCGCATCACGACCATTTGGGCGTTGGAAAACCCGATAAACATGGCGATATGATTTATAACGGTGCGGTGGACAATGCCTCTGGTGTAGCCATGATGATAACGATGGCTACGGCTTTGAAAAATGCGGCTATTGCGCCCAAACGCTCTATCTTATTTCTTTCGGTTACTGCTGAAGAATCAGGGTTGTTGGGATCGGCGTATTATGCCTCGCATCCCACGTTTCCAATGAATAAGATTGTGGCAAACCTGAATGTGGACTCAGGGAACGTACATGGACGCACAAAAGACCTCTCTGGGATTGGTGCGGAAACCAGTGACATGCTGCATTTGTTACGAAAAGCCGCATTTGCGGAGGGCATGACCGTTTCGCCAGATCCAAATCCGAATGCCGGTTTGTTTTTCCGGAGTGATCAACTGTCTTTTGCACGAATGGGCGTTCCAGCCTTTTTCCTAAATAGCGGAAAACAATTTATCGGCAAGCCAGCCGGATATGCACAAGAAATGGAAGCCGCTTACACGGCTTTGCGCTACCACCAACCCGCAGACGAATTTGATCCGACTTGGCCAATGGGAGGTTTGGTACAGCAAATGCGTGTTTGCTTGAGGCTGGGCTATACTTTGGCTATGAACGGTTCTTGGCCAAAGTGGAAACGCGGTGCAGAATTTGAAGCAGCAAGGAAGTGA
- a CDS encoding PcfJ domain-containing protein, with translation MSAPNRYRAKYNTRGRARRQKVANKRLARLAQQQSDCEIDLALRRSGGLLNKTMLHHLARGKAKTLAYDHPLFVLNEVDLSRKSWQKATHLLGILLSKGIKPLLTPEFIVAICRVAPLKQRRDPNLWKPREKSAWKLFTSFIRHTFVQYDVPESFYNLLYFHQTIALDVVLTLFDTAAKGESIANLGLKGIGGVYLTRQMSHQLINLRFSNLWEALRYVQITGQGGSHQLASTLCRKFVLHQAFVFEAKMVRMLGFFARQTTDDVEQLEKILIWLLECFPDGNVPDLHRRSIASLQREMDQFRHDALLAKNATVVAYQPSGCKPATFLEVGEGGLLLNTFELVEISGDKQLLAEGRAMKNCVFTYRGDVLRGEASIWSLRKNGIRLATIEVANPLKVLMQVKRKCNAPADEETKKYVLKWAEHECLAVSNFVWF, from the coding sequence ATGAGTGCCCCAAACAGATACCGGGCAAAGTACAACACGAGGGGTCGCGCCCGCCGCCAGAAAGTGGCTAACAAGCGATTGGCCCGACTTGCCCAACAACAATCAGATTGCGAAATAGACTTGGCTTTACGTCGCTCCGGTGGACTTTTGAATAAGACGATGCTCCATCATTTAGCACGCGGTAAGGCAAAAACACTGGCCTATGATCACCCTCTTTTTGTTCTGAATGAGGTAGATTTATCTCGAAAGTCTTGGCAAAAAGCCACTCATTTGTTGGGTATTTTGTTGTCTAAAGGCATCAAACCGCTGTTAACGCCCGAATTTATCGTGGCCATCTGTAGAGTGGCGCCCTTGAAACAACGTCGTGATCCCAATTTATGGAAGCCTCGCGAAAAGAGTGCATGGAAGTTGTTTACGTCGTTTATTCGGCATACGTTTGTGCAATACGATGTGCCCGAATCCTTTTACAACCTTCTGTATTTTCATCAAACAATAGCGTTGGATGTGGTCTTAACCTTGTTTGATACGGCAGCCAAAGGAGAGAGTATCGCCAATTTGGGTTTGAAAGGCATTGGTGGCGTATATCTTACGCGCCAAATGAGTCACCAACTCATAAACTTACGCTTTTCTAACCTTTGGGAGGCATTGCGCTATGTGCAAATTACTGGGCAAGGCGGCTCACACCAATTGGCGAGTACACTTTGTCGAAAATTTGTGCTGCATCAGGCATTTGTTTTCGAAGCAAAAATGGTGCGCATGTTGGGCTTCTTTGCCCGACAAACCACCGACGATGTGGAACAGTTGGAAAAAATCCTGATATGGCTTCTGGAATGCTTTCCAGATGGGAATGTACCAGACCTTCACCGACGCAGCATCGCATCCCTTCAGCGGGAAATGGATCAATTCCGCCACGACGCACTTTTGGCGAAAAATGCAACGGTGGTAGCCTACCAACCTTCTGGTTGTAAACCCGCAACTTTTCTTGAAGTTGGCGAAGGTGGTTTGCTCCTGAATACGTTTGAATTGGTCGAGATTAGTGGGGACAAACAACTTTTGGCCGAAGGTCGTGCGATGAAAAATTGCGTTTTCACGTATCGGGGCGATGTGCTAAGGGGTGAGGCTTCCATTTGGAGTCTTCGTAAGAACGGAATTCGCCTTGCCACCATAGAGGTGGCTAACCCACTAAAGGTTTTGATGCAGGTTAAACGCAAGTGTAATGCTCCAGCCGACGAAGAAACCAAAAAGTATGTTTTGAAATGGGCAGAACACGAATGTTTGGCAGTCTCCAACTTTGTTTGGTTTTAA
- a CDS encoding HNH endonuclease, with product MLIEFHHINPVSVSKDNSLDNCVALCEDCHRTDAHVEGNTKGYVLEEDEYIYLYGRKKPRKPQKKPKCLEQIPIKQALNKAFKMQHQIKASAFCLTSKPFSNPYSPVATI from the coding sequence GTGCTTATTGAGTTTCACCACATCAATCCAGTTTCAGTAAGCAAAGACAACAGCTTAGATAATTGTGTTGCACTATGTGAAGATTGCCATAGAACTGATGCCCATGTAGAAGGCAATACAAAAGGTTATGTCTTAGAAGAAGATGAATATATTTACCTTTACGGCAGAAAAAAACCAAGGAAACCCCAAAAGAAACCAAAATGTTTGGAACAGATTCCTATAAAACAGGCTTTGAACAAGGCGTTCAAGATGCAACATCAAATCAAGGCAAGCGCCTTTTGCCTGACCTCAAAACCTTTTTCCAATCCCTATTCCCCGGTGGCGACCATTTAA
- a CDS encoding type II toxin-antitoxin system VapC family toxin, whose amino-acid sequence MKYLLDTHILLWWRYDDTKLSDSIKRMISLEESVIFISFASIWELEIKTNLGKLPLLGEDTIESMIQDEVNQNAFHLLPIKKNHLFALKMLENHHRDPFDRMLIIQAQTEQLTLITDDTNIHRYNVPILKNK is encoded by the coding sequence ATGAAGTATTTGCTTGATACACACATCTTACTTTGGTGGCGCTATGACGATACCAAACTTTCGGATTCGATAAAACGCATGATTTCATTAGAAGAATCCGTGATCTTCATTAGTTTTGCCTCCATTTGGGAATTGGAAATCAAAACCAATTTAGGAAAATTACCCCTATTGGGAGAAGATACTATCGAATCCATGATCCAAGATGAAGTGAACCAAAATGCCTTTCATTTGCTCCCGATTAAAAAAAACCACTTATTTGCCTTGAAAATGTTGGAGAACCATCATCGAGACCCATTTGACCGTATGTTAATTATTCAAGCCCAGACGGAACAATTAACCTTGATTACAGATGACACCAATATTCATCGGTACAATGTTCCCATTTTAAAAAACAAATAA